In the Bacteroidales bacterium genome, one interval contains:
- a CDS encoding YitT family protein codes for MNKLKNFKKIFKTYFIITFGLLINSIGWTAFLLPAKIVGGGISGVSSLIFYASGFPVGISYLIINIFLVILGIKILGGNFGVKTIYSVIVLSVFYTFFQRIITEPIINEPFMATLLGGALAGAGVGMVFSQGGSTGGTDVFAMIINKYYNISPGKIILFFDVFIISSSFFIFHSLETIVYGFVTMVAVAYSIDLILSGSKQSVQVFVFSKHFEKIAEKISNKLNRGVTLVDGQGWYSKEDTKILLVMARKHESQNIIKIVKEIDPEGFISLGSVMGVYGRGFEEIRG; via the coding sequence ATGAACAAACTAAAAAACTTCAAGAAAATATTCAAAACGTATTTTATAATTACATTTGGATTGTTAATTAATTCAATTGGATGGACAGCGTTTTTACTCCCTGCTAAAATTGTCGGAGGTGGAATAAGTGGTGTTTCTTCATTAATTTTTTATGCTTCAGGTTTTCCTGTAGGTATTAGTTATCTCATAATCAATATTTTTTTGGTAATACTGGGAATAAAAATATTAGGAGGTAATTTTGGTGTAAAAACTATATATAGTGTAATAGTTCTTTCCGTTTTTTATACTTTTTTCCAGAGAATAATTACTGAGCCAATAATAAATGAACCTTTTATGGCAACACTACTCGGAGGGGCATTAGCAGGCGCAGGTGTTGGTATGGTGTTTTCACAAGGTGGCAGTACAGGAGGTACCGATGTTTTTGCAATGATAATTAATAAATATTATAATATTAGCCCCGGAAAAATTATTCTGTTTTTTGATGTATTTATCATCTCTTCTTCGTTCTTTATTTTTCATTCATTAGAAACAATAGTCTATGGCTTTGTTACAATGGTAGCAGTTGCATATTCAATTGATTTAATTCTTTCAGGTTCAAAACAATCGGTACAGGTTTTTGTGTTTTCAAAACATTTTGAAAAAATAGCCGAAAAAATCAGTAATAAACTAAACAGGGGTGTTACATTAGTTGACGGACAAGGCTGGTATTCAAAAGAAGATACAAAAATATTACTTGTTATGGCACGTAAACATGAATCGCAAAATATTATCAAAATTGTAAAAGAAATCGACCCTGAGGGATTTATTTCACTTGGTTCTGTTATGGGCGTTTATGGTAGAGGCTTTGAAGAAATCAGAGGATAA
- a CDS encoding peptidoglycan DD-metalloendopeptidase family protein: MKKQILTIITFISFSLIIVIIYNKHNEFDFESCNKQTYHTDTAKIEDIIIRKYGFAVDSFNIIDGKIKRNQTISSLLKKYHVSALEIDKIAKKSKNIFDVRKIRAGNKYTIFCSIDSVQTAQYFVYEHSPVEYIIFDVRDSIQIFKKERTIKNLRKISSGFVKTSLWEAMTENGHNPMIAIELSEIYAWTIDFFGLKKGDSFTVIYDEQYIDTISIGLGKIHCAVFNHLDNDIYAIPFMQDSVESFFDEDGNSLKRSFLKAPLRFRRISSRFSYSRLHPILRIRRPHTGIDYAAPTGTPVHAIGDGKVISVKYTKGAGRMLKIKHNSVYTTGYLHLSRYAKGIRVGSYVRQGQIIGYVGSTGLSTGPHLDFRFWKNKQPVDPLKVKSPPVEPIKEKNKVDFEIVKNETISFLNSERLKSISDL, translated from the coding sequence ATGAAAAAACAAATACTGACAATCATCACATTTATAAGCTTTAGCTTAATCATTGTTATAATTTATAATAAACATAATGAATTCGATTTTGAAAGCTGTAACAAACAAACTTATCATACTGATACAGCTAAGATTGAAGATATTATTATCCGCAAATATGGTTTTGCTGTTGATTCGTTTAATATTATTGATGGAAAAATAAAACGTAATCAAACTATCTCAAGTTTACTTAAAAAATATCATGTTTCGGCTTTAGAAATTGACAAAATTGCAAAAAAGTCAAAAAACATTTTTGATGTAAGAAAAATTCGTGCAGGAAATAAATATACTATATTCTGTTCTATAGATAGTGTCCAAACTGCCCAATATTTTGTTTATGAACATAGTCCTGTTGAATATATTATTTTTGATGTAAGAGATTCAATTCAAATTTTCAAAAAAGAACGTACTATTAAAAATTTAAGAAAAATCTCATCCGGATTTGTAAAAACAAGCCTTTGGGAAGCTATGACAGAAAATGGTCATAATCCTATGATTGCCATTGAGCTTTCTGAAATATATGCATGGACAATTGATTTTTTCGGATTAAAAAAAGGAGATTCCTTCACTGTAATTTATGATGAACAATATATTGATACAATTTCAATTGGTCTCGGAAAAATTCATTGTGCTGTTTTTAACCATCTTGATAATGATATTTATGCTATTCCCTTTATGCAGGATAGTGTTGAAAGCTTTTTTGATGAAGATGGCAACAGTCTTAAGAGGTCGTTTTTAAAAGCCCCTTTAAGATTTAGAAGGATAAGTTCGCGTTTTTCCTATAGTCGTTTGCATCCGATTTTACGAATTAGAAGACCACATACAGGGATTGACTACGCTGCCCCAACAGGAACCCCTGTTCATGCAATAGGTGACGGAAAAGTAATTTCTGTAAAATATACCAAAGGAGCTGGCAGAATGTTAAAAATTAAACATAACAGCGTTTATACTACCGGATATTTACATCTTTCAAGATATGCAAAAGGAATAAGAGTCGGCTCTTATGTAAGGCAAGGACAAATCATTGGTTATGTAGGAAGCACAGGACTTTCAACAGGACCTCATCTTGATTTCCGGTTTTGGAAAAACAAACAACCTGTTGATCCCCTTAAAGTCAAATCGCCCCCTGTTGAACCAATAAAAGAAAAAAACAAGGTTGATTTTGAAATTGTTAAAAATGAAACGATTTCTTTTTTGAATAGTGAAAGATTAAAAAGTATATCGGATTTATAA
- a CDS encoding leucine--tRNA ligase, whose product MEYNFKDIEKKWQKYWVDNKTYKVDVDHTKPKYYVLDMFPYPSGAGLHVGHPLGYIASDIFSRYKRMSGFNVLHPMGYDAYGLPAEQYAIQTGQHPSITTNNNIKRYREQLDKIGFSYDWDREVRTCDPKYYKWTQWVFIQLFKHWYNNKTQKAEPISYLIKEFEKNGNKNIDAACSEIKNFDADKWIKMSEKEQQEVLLKYRLAYLDDAMVNWCPELGTVLANDEVKDGQSVRGGCTVVQKKMRQWSLRISAYSQRLLDGLDKINWTESLKEIQKNWIGKSVGAEMYFSVQNSDITIEIFTTRPDTIYGCTFMVLAPENTLVEKFTTPEYSDKIKEYINATKKRTERERIADIKTISGQFTGSYAINPFSKELLPIWISDYVLLGYGTGAIMSVPAHDSRDYAFAKHFNLPIVEVISGGDISEESYDSKDGILINSDLINGLDVPSAIEKINNEIEKRNLGYKKTNYRLRDAIFGRQRYWGEPFPVYFKDNMPYTIDENELPLELPEIDKYLPTEKGNPPLGRAKNWKNKDGYPFELSTMPGFAGSSAYYTRYMDSCNDSALVSKEANNYWQDVDLYMGGTEHATGHLIYSRFWNKFLYDIGIVCKDEPFKKLVNQGMIQGRSNFVYRLNVRKYAEFQIWDRIKENKTDYKFIKDKRFDNEIYDFYCEELNLVVELKGHNLIKEHYDKHNKSLKNDGINLIVVSYEEIVENIDKVINNIKDALNKNSFESYLKKDLKPIYLFASLNKVCPEYQATELHVDINLVNNDVLDIEAFKKWRPEYENVKFLLEDGKYICGHAVEKMSKSLYNVVNPDNIIDVYGADTLRLYEMFLGPIEQSKPWDTKGIDGVHRFLRKLWRLFHDDKNNINISDEEPVNEELKIIHKTIKKITEDIERFSFNTSVSAFMICVNELTDLKCNKRKILEDLVLLLAPFAPHISEELWSLAGYNSSITTAKFPKCNEKYLIENTYNYPVSFNGKMRFTMEFSLELSNKEIEEHVLQAENAQKWLQGKTPKKVIIVPKKIINIVV is encoded by the coding sequence ATGGAATACAATTTCAAGGATATTGAAAAAAAATGGCAAAAATACTGGGTTGATAATAAAACTTATAAGGTTGATGTTGACCATACAAAACCTAAGTATTATGTATTAGATATGTTTCCGTATCCGTCAGGAGCAGGACTTCATGTTGGGCATCCCTTAGGCTATATTGCTTCCGATATATTTTCACGCTATAAAAGGATGAGCGGGTTTAATGTTTTACATCCTATGGGATATGATGCTTATGGTTTACCTGCCGAACAATATGCAATTCAAACAGGACAACATCCCTCTATTACAACAAACAATAATATTAAGAGATATAGAGAACAATTAGATAAAATTGGCTTTTCATATGATTGGGATAGAGAAGTAAGAACCTGTGATCCAAAATATTACAAATGGACACAATGGGTTTTTATACAATTGTTTAAACATTGGTATAATAACAAAACACAAAAAGCTGAGCCAATTTCTTATCTTATTAAAGAGTTTGAAAAAAACGGAAATAAAAATATTGATGCTGCTTGTAGTGAAATAAAAAATTTCGATGCTGATAAATGGATAAAAATGTCAGAAAAAGAACAACAGGAAGTTTTGTTAAAATACAGGTTAGCATATCTTGATGATGCAATGGTTAACTGGTGTCCTGAATTAGGAACTGTGCTTGCAAACGATGAGGTAAAAGACGGACAGTCGGTCAGAGGGGGATGTACTGTGGTTCAAAAGAAAATGAGACAATGGTCATTGCGGATTTCTGCTTATTCACAAAGATTATTAGATGGACTTGATAAAATCAATTGGACAGAATCGTTGAAAGAAATACAAAAAAACTGGATAGGAAAATCAGTAGGTGCAGAAATGTATTTTTCAGTTCAAAATTCCGATATTACTATTGAAATTTTTACAACAAGACCCGATACAATTTATGGTTGTACATTTATGGTACTTGCACCTGAAAACACGTTAGTTGAAAAATTTACAACACCTGAATATAGCGATAAAATAAAAGAATATATAAATGCCACTAAAAAAAGAACCGAGCGTGAAAGAATTGCAGATATTAAAACTATTTCAGGACAATTTACAGGTTCATATGCTATAAATCCTTTTTCGAAAGAACTTCTGCCAATTTGGATAAGCGACTATGTTTTATTAGGATATGGTACAGGTGCAATTATGTCTGTTCCTGCACACGATAGTCGCGATTATGCTTTTGCTAAACATTTTAACCTGCCAATAGTTGAAGTTATTTCAGGTGGAGATATATCTGAAGAATCATACGATAGTAAAGATGGAATTCTGATAAATTCTGATTTAATTAACGGTTTGGATGTTCCATCAGCTATAGAAAAAATAAATAATGAAATTGAAAAAAGGAACTTAGGATACAAAAAAACAAATTATCGATTACGGGATGCAATTTTTGGAAGACAAAGGTATTGGGGTGAACCTTTTCCTGTTTATTTTAAAGATAATATGCCTTATACTATTGATGAAAACGAATTGCCATTGGAATTACCTGAAATTGACAAATATTTACCAACAGAAAAAGGTAATCCACCATTAGGACGTGCTAAAAATTGGAAAAACAAAGATGGATACCCATTTGAACTAAGCACTATGCCCGGATTTGCAGGTTCTTCGGCATATTACACAAGGTATATGGACTCTTGTAATGATTCTGCCTTAGTTTCAAAAGAAGCTAATAATTACTGGCAGGATGTTGACCTATATATGGGCGGAACAGAACATGCAACAGGACATCTTATATATTCACGATTTTGGAATAAGTTTCTTTATGATATAGGTATAGTATGTAAAGATGAACCATTCAAAAAACTTGTTAATCAGGGAATGATACAAGGCAGGTCAAATTTCGTTTACAGGCTTAATGTAAGAAAATATGCCGAATTTCAAATATGGGACAGGATTAAAGAAAACAAAACAGACTATAAATTTATTAAAGATAAAAGATTCGATAACGAAATTTACGATTTTTATTGCGAAGAATTAAACCTTGTTGTCGAACTAAAAGGACACAATCTAATAAAAGAACACTATGATAAACATAACAAATCATTAAAAAATGATGGTATTAACTTGATTGTTGTTTCATACGAAGAAATAGTTGAAAACATTGATAAAGTTATTAATAATATTAAAGATGCATTAAATAAAAATTCTTTTGAATCATATTTAAAGAAAGATTTAAAACCCATTTATCTCTTTGCTTCTTTGAATAAGGTTTGTCCCGAATATCAAGCAACCGAATTACATGTTGATATAAATCTTGTAAACAATGATGTTCTTGATATAGAGGCGTTTAAAAAATGGAGACCGGAATATGAAAATGTAAAATTTCTCCTTGAAGATGGAAAATATATATGTGGACATGCCGTTGAAAAAATGTCAAAATCATTATACAATGTTGTTAATCCTGATAATATTATTGATGTTTACGGAGCTGATACACTAAGACTTTACGAAATGTTCTTAGGTCCAATTGAACAATCAAAACCGTGGGATACTAAAGGAATTGATGGTGTTCACAGATTTTTACGAAAATTGTGGCGTTTATTTCATGATGATAAAAACAACATTAATATTTCTGATGAAGAACCAGTAAATGAAGAACTAAAAATTATTCATAAAACGATTAAAAAAATAACTGAGGATATTGAAAGATTTTCATTTAATACTTCGGTTAGTGCATTTATGATATGTGTAAATGAATTAACTGATTTAAAATGTAATAAAAGAAAAATACTTGAAGATTTAGTTCTGTTATTAGCGCCGTTTGCACCCCATATTTCAGAGGAATTATGGTCTTTGGCAGGATATAATTCAAGTATAACAACAGCTAAATTTCCAAAATGTAACGAAAAATATCTAATAGAAAATACTTATAATTATCCTGTTTCATTTAACGGGAAAATGAGATTTACAATGGAATTTTCTTTAGAACTTAGCAACAAAGAAATTGAAGAACACGTACTACAAGCCGAAAATGCACAAAAATGGTTACAGGGAAAAACTCCAAAAAAAGTTATAATTGTTCCGAAAAAAATAATAAATATTGTTGTTTAG